Below is a window of Streptomyces qaidamensis DNA.
GAAGGAGGCGACGCCCAGGATCAGGGCGAGCAGCACCGACAGGGCGGCCGCGTAGTTGTAGTTGCCCGCGTTGAACGCCTGGTTGTAGATGATCATGATCGGGGTGAAACTGTCGCTGACCGTCTGCGGCGTGATGTTCCGGAACAGCGCCGGCTCGTTGAAGATCTGCAGCATCTGGATGATCGACAGCAGACCCGTCAGCACCAGCGCCCCGCGCACGAACGGGATCTTGATGCTCCGCGCGATCCGCAGCTCCGAGGCACCGTCCAGCCGGGCCGCCTCGAACAGCTCCCGCGGCACGCCCTGCAGCGCCGAGTAGATGATCACCATGTTGTAGCCGATGCCGTGCCAGGTCAGCAGGTTGCCGATGGCCGGCCACACCATCGACGGCGCGAAGAAGTTCCAGTCGAGCCCGAGGGACTTGCCGATCGCGGTGAGGGGGCCGACGTCCGGGCTGTAGAGGTTGACCCACACGATCGCCGCGACCACGCCGGGGATCATGTACGGCACCAGCAGCACGATCCGGAACCTGCTCGCCACCCTGGACGTCAGCGCGTCCAGGAACAGTGCCAGCAACAGGCTGATCAGCAGCATCATCGGGATCTGGACACAGGCGAAGAGCACCACCCGCAGGATGGAGCTCATGAACGCCGAGTCCGTCAGCCCCTGGGTGTAGTTGTCCAGCCCGACGAACTCCGTCGTCGCACCTCCGAGACCGAGCCCGGACTGCTTCTCCGTGAACAGCGACTCGTAGACGGCGTAGCCGATCGGGAGCAGATACAGAAAGACGAAGCCGAGCTGGAAGGGCACCGTGAACGCGGCACCCTTCCAGCGCATGGAGCGAATCATCGAATGCCTCAGCCCTTGACGCTGATACCGCGGGACTTCAGGTCCTTGACCGTCCACTCCTGCATGTGCGCGAGCAGGTCGGTGACCTTCTGCTCCTTGTTGACGACCTTGGCCCAGCCCGCCTGGAGCTCGGTGAACATCGCCGTCCAGTTGGGCCCGAAGGTCCAGTCGGTGGTGACGGTCCCCAGGCTGTCCGTGACGACCTTCTGTGCCGGCTCGTAGTTCTTGCCGAGCAGCTTCTGCGAGATCGACTCGCCGACGTAGGAACCGCTGTCCTTCAGTGCCGGCATCACGCCGTTGCCGGTCTCCGGGCTCGCCATCGTCTTGACCGCGTCCTGGTTCGTCGACATCCACAGGGCCGCCTGCGCCGCCTGCTTCTGGTCCGTGCACTGCTTCGTCACCAGCGTCACGCCGCCGGTCAGGTTCGTGCCGGCCGGCGTCTTCGCCGCCTCGCCCCGGTACGCGGGCCAGGGGGTCAGCGCCCAGTCGCCGAAGGACTTGGTGAAGTTCTGCACCATGCCGGCCATCTGCCAGGTGGAGATCTGCCGGGTCGCGGTGGCACCGCTGTCGTAACTGCGCTGCACGGCCGCGTAGTCGGCGAACGACAGCTTGGCGTTCAGGTCGTTGTCGATGATTTCCTGGATCACCTTCGCGGCCTTCAGGGTGCCCTCGTCCTGGAAGTTCACCTTCCAGGCGTCGCCGTCGATCGCGTACCAGTGCGCCCCGGCCTGCATCGCGAGTACTTCCAGGGTGCTCGGGTCCTCACCGGCGTAGTTGGTGATCTTGATGTTGTGCTTCTTCAGGACCTTGCCCGCGGCGATGAAGTCGTCCCAGGTCGCCGGGGGCTCGAGGCCGTACTTCTCGAAGATGTCCGTGCGGTAGATCGTGAACTGGGGCGCCGAGCTGGTGGGCACGCCGTAGAGCTTGCCCTGCACCTGCGCGCTCGCCCAGGCGCCGGTGTTGAACTCGCCCTTCTCGCCCTCGACGTAACTCGTGATGTCGGCGAGCGCGCCCTGCGACACCCAGCTCGTGACGTACTCGGCGGTGTTCTGCACCAGACAGGGGGCGTTCCCGGCCTTGACCGCGTTGGTCAGCTGCTTCTGCATGGTCAGCTGGTCGGTGACCTTCGTGTACTTCAGCTGGATGTCCTTGTGCGAGGCGTTGAACGCCTTGACGACCGCCTCCTGGCCGTTGGCCCACCCCCAGAAGGGGAGCGTGACCGGGCCGGACTTCGACGCGGCGTCGTCGCCCGAGCCGGATCCGCCGCAGGCGGAGAGCAGACCTGTCAGCGCGATACCCGCGACAGCGGCGGAGGCGAACCTTCTCCGGGGGCTGGTGAAGTTCATCTGACCGTGATCCTTCGGAATAGGGCGTTCTCAGAGCGAGAGGACGGCGGCGGCTCGTGGTGCCGGCCAGGAACGGCGGCCGGAAAAACGTCGGCTCGCGGTTGCGGGGGGTTCGGCCAAGCGGAAGCTGTAGTAAGCGGTTGCTGGGACGGTAGGCGGATGTGTCCGTCCATAGCAAGAGGTGCGCGGAAATTTGTTATGGCGGAAGGTCTGGGGTGTTGACCCTGCGGGCGGGGGAAAGGGGTTCGGGCCGTGACGCGTCAGAGCAGCTCAGAGCGGTGTCGGCGTGTTGTGCCGAGACTCGGAGGGGTGTGGATACGGGGCTCGGTGTGAGCCCCGACGAGGGAGAGAAACCGGTTACGTAACCCTTACTGCTAAGGCAGACGAAAGCGCCTGGGCGGGGGTAACCGTCCACTCCTGGTGAGGGTTGTCGTCACCTCTGGGGCGAAAGCCCCCCACCCGGGGGGCCAGCCGCTCCTGGCTGCCCCCTCGCCCCAGGGGACGAAGCCGCCGCCCCCGGGGCGGGGCTATCCGCCGCGAGGGGCGGGCGGCTGGACCGAGTTGCGGACCACGACATGGGTACCCAGCACCAGATGGTCGCCGTCGGCGCTCTTGCGGCGGCCCGCGCCGCCCTCGCGCCGGTCGGCCACCGCCCGCAGCGCGACCCGGCCCATCTCCTCGTACGGCACGTGCACGGTGGTGAGTTGGGGTGTGAGCTGCGAGGCCAGCGGGATGTCGTCGTAGCCGACGATCGACACGTCCTCGGGAACCCGCAGGCCCGCCGCGCGCAGTGCCTGCATGGCACCCGCGGCGACCACGTCCGTCCCGGCCAGCACCGCGGTGAAGTCCGGCGTCTCGTGCAGCGCCGTCTCGACGGCCTCGTACCCGTGCTCGTAGTCGTAGTGGCCGTGCCGTACCAGCCCCGGGGCGAACGGCACCCCGTAGGCCTCGAAGGCCCGCTGGGCGCCCCGCAACCGGCCCTGGGCGGTGGTCAGTTCGGCGTGCCCGGGCAGGACCAGGACGCGGCGGTGGCCGGCCGAGAGCAGGTGGCTGGCCATCGCATAGGCGCCGCCCTCGTTGTCGTAGTCGACGGTCGTCGCGGGGACGTCGCCCTCCAGCGGGGGCCGGCCCACCAGGACCAGATGCGAGCCGGCCGCGTCCAGGGAGCGGGCGAAGCGGGCCATGCGCAGCTGGTACTCGTCGTAGTCGTAGGCGCCGCCGAGCAGGATCACGGCGGCGACGCCCTGCTGGCGCATGAGGTTCACCAGCGCGAGCTCCCGCTCGGGGTCATCGCCGGTCGTGCCGACCAGGGAGAGCCAGCCGCGCAGGGTGGCGGCGCCCTCGACGCCCTTCGCCACGTGGGCGAAGGCGGCACCGGTGATGTTGTTGATGAGGATCGCCACCGTCGGTGTGCCGCCGCCGGCCAGCGAACGGGCGTGGGCGTTGGTGACGTAGTCCAGGTCCCGGACGACCTTCATCACCCGGCGGCGCAGCTCCTCCGACACCGGGTAGTTGCCGGACAGCACCCGGGAGACGCTGGCCACGGAGACGCCCGCGCGTTCCGCGACGTCACGGATGGTCGCCCGGCCGGCGTCACTCGTCGTCGCCTTGCGCTGACTCACCCTTGCGGCTCCTTCACGGTAGTGACCCGGTCCGTTGGGTCCGGTTGTCGCGAACCGGTCCTTTGCGGGCCGGGTGGTGCGGTCCGGCCGAGGGACGGCCGGGTGGTGCGGGGTCCGCCCGTTGTGCGGCCGGGGTGGTGCGGTGTCCGGTTGTGGTGGGCCGGGTTCTTGCGGCCGGTGGCCGGGGCAGTCGCCCCGCCTCGGTGCGCCCGGCCGCGGTGCCTCGGGCGGACCGGGAGTGCCGGAACACCGGGCCGTGCCGCGCAGACGCGTCGGTGCGCGACCGGACCACCCCGTCGCCCCAGCGCCTTCCGAGGCGTTGCCCATCGCCCCACTGAGCCACCGCCACTGAGCCAACGCCCACTGAGCCAACGCCCCACTGAGCCGATCGAACCGATCAGGCCGATCACCCCGGCCGCCTGAGCCACCGGTGCGGAAACCGTATCCCATCGTTACCCCAGGCTGGAGGGCCTGTGGACAACCTGCGTCACGGCCCCCCGCGGCGATGTCATGCCACCCGCGCCAGATCCGCGTGCCGCACCTCGTGGAGCGGTGGTACGCCGGACGCCAGGCGCTCCAGTTCCTCGACGACGATGCGGCCGAGCCGCTCCAGTTCGTTGCCGAGGGAGCCGGCGATGTGCGGGGTGAGGAACACGTTGGGCAGGTGGTACAGCGGCGATCCCGCGGGCAGCGGCTCGGGGTCGGTGACGTCCAGCACCGCGTTCAGCCGGCCGGATACCAGCTCGTCGGTGAGCGCCTCGTGGTCGACCAGCGCACCCCGGGCCGTGTTGACGAGAACGCCGCCGTCCCGCACCAGGGCGAGCCGGTCGCGGTCGAGCATGTGATGGGTCGCGGGGATGTCCGGGGCGTGCAGGCTCACGATGTCGCTGCGTCGGAGGAGGTCCTCCAGCGACAGCGACTCGGCACCGAGGGCGGCGGCCTCGGCGGGGCTCACGTACGGGTCGTGCAGCAGAACGGTGAGGTCGAAGGGCCGCAGCAGTTCCAGGAGGCGGCGGCCCACGCGTGAGGCGCCGATGACGCCGACGCGACGGCCGAGGTTGCCGGTCGCCGCCGTCTCGGCGGGGCCGGGGTAGGCATGGGTCCGGCGGAAGCGCTCGCGGTGGTCGAAGGTGTCCTTGCCCAGCAGCAGGATCATCGCGAGCGTGTACTCCGCGACCGGCAGGGCGTTGCCCGTCACCGCGCTGGACACCTTGACCCCGCGTTCCCACAGGGCTTCGCCGACCAGGGAGCGGACGGAGCCCGCCGCGTGCAGCACGGCGCCGAGCTCCGGGGCCGCCGTGAGGACCCCCGCGTCCAGATGCGGGCAGCCCCAGCCGGTGATCAGCACCTCGGCGGAGGCCAGGGCGGCGGCGCCGGCCGGATCGGCGAAGTCCCGCACCACCAGCCCGGGGTCGATGTCGGCCGTGCGCCTCAGCCGCTCCATCAGCGGCGGAGGGAAGAGCAGCGGGAGGTGCACCGGGTCCATCGCGAACACGGCCCGCGGCAGCTGAGGGCTGGGCATGACTCTCCTGGAGCAGAGGGATAGAAACAGTTTCAGAAAGCGTCTTCTACCGTAGATCTGTCGGGAAGCGGTGGTCAATCGCCCGGCCGGGGCTACCTGTGCAGGCGTCGACGCGGGTCCGCCCTCGGGCCGCGACCCCGTGCCGCCGCTGTTTCCGGAAATCGATTACTGCGGTTTCGGTGGCGACGAGTCAGCCCTGGGTGTCCCATCCTCGGGTCACTGCCGTGCTGAAGAGCCCTGTAGCAACCGGTTCCCGTCCGTCCCCACCTCAAAGTCTTTTCGAAAGTCGGTTCAGGCTCTTGACGGGTCATCCAGGCCGGAAGAAGCTCTGCCACACGCACAACAACCGGTTGTCAGACAGTTGCCACACGGTTGCCATGCGACCTTCTCCGGTCGGTGATCCGTCATTTGGCCGGTATCTCGAACAGCAAGTGCAGGAGGTGGTGCGTTCATGCACCCACATGCTGGTGCTTCCCTGAGCCGCCGCCGATTCCTCGCCCTCTCGGCCGCCGGCGCCGCGACCGGCGCGGCGTCGCTGAGCGGCTGTGCGATGCAGGTCTCCAGCGGTGTCGGCGGCGCGGGCGAGACCATCACGGTGATGGCCAAGCCCGACGACATCTCCCCGGAGCTGATCCGGCAGGCCCAGAAGGACATCGGCGTCAAGATCGTCACGGTGCGCTACGACATCACCAAGCTCATCGGCATGATGACCAACGGCGCGCCGCCCGATCTGGTGCGTGGCGTCGGCGCCACGGACGCCCCCTACTTCGCGGCCCGCGACGTGATGGAGGACCTGGACCCCTACTTCGCCCGGAGCCGCGTCCTCAAGGCCGGTGACCTCGATCCGGTCAACGACCTGTGGCGGTACGACGGCCGCACCCAGGGCAAGGGCCCCCGCTACGGCATGGCGAAGGACTTCTCCCAGGACTCCATGTACTGGTACAACACCGCCCTCTTCGACAGGGCGGGGGTCGACCACCCGCCGGAGACCGAGCCGGTCACCTACGAGGAGTGGCTGGAGAACGCCGAGCGGCTCACCCGGCGCAAGAACGGCCAGACGATCGTCTTCGGCGGCAGTTACCAGGGCGTGCTCACCCCCAACCTGCTGGCGAGCCTGACGGCGTCCGCCGGCGGCAGCCTCTTCAGCGACGACTTCTCCCGCATCGACTTCACGACCCCCGAGGCCCGCAAGGCGCTGAACTGGTACGTCGAGTACGGCAGGAGCAGGGTCGGGCCGAGCATCGTCCAGCCTGACCCCAACGCCTGGGACGGTCCGACCTACCAGGCGAGCCGGATGGCCATGTCCAACTCGGGCTACTGGCTCGGCGGCCTGATCAACACGGACAAGAAGCTGGCGCCTCTCTCGCGCCTCGCGCCGGCCCCGCTCTTCGCGGGCGGCCGGCGGGTCAGCCCCTGCCAGGCCGGCACCGGATTCTGGATGCCGAAGCAGGCGAGGAACAAGGACGCGGCCTGGCGGGTCTTCGAGTGGTTCTTCGGCGAGGGACCGGCCCGGGCCCGTGCCTCCGGCGGCTGGGGCATCCCCACCCTGAAGTCCCTGCGCCCGCTGATGCCCGCCCAGGAGGACTACCAGAAGCGGGTGCTGAAGGTGCAGAACGCCGAGCTCAAGCACTTCTCGGTGATCGCCTTCACGCCCTACGCCTCGGCGGACTCGCTCTACGCCCTCTTCAACCAGGAGGCGCCCGCCGCGATGAACGGTCACCTGTCCGTCGACGCCCTCGCGGGCCGCCTGAACTCCGTCATGAACGAGCAGCTGAAGCGCGGTAAGGAGCAGGTGGGATGACGGTCGAGCAGATACCCGTCACCGGGAGGCCGGGCCGCCGCCCCGCCCCGAGTCCCGCCCGCACGGCACCGGCCGGGCGGCCCCGGATCTCCATGACGGGCCGCAGGCATCGCGCTTTCTACCTGTTCACCGCGCCCTGGATCATCGGTTTCCTGCTGCTGACCGTCGTGCCGATGGCGTACGCGCTGTGGCTGAGCTTCACCACGTACGACGGCATCTCGCCGCACTGGCGGTACGTCGGCCTCGGCAACTACAGCGAACTGTTCTCCGATCCGCAGACCTGGAAGTCCCTCGGCCGTACCGGTCTGTTCGCGATCACGTCGGTGCCGCTGTCGATCATCGCGGGGCTGGGGCTCGCCGTCCTGGTCAACCGGCCGATCAAGGCACGCGGGTTGTTCCGCACGCTGCTGTATCTGCCGGCAGTGGTGCCGCCGGTGGGCGCGGGACTCACCTTCAAGGCGCTCTTCGACCAGAACTCGGGCGCCGCGAACGGCTTCCTCACCCTCTTCGGCTTCGACGCCCTCGGCTGGCTCGCCGACCCCTACGCCCGCTACGTGCTGTTGATGAGTGTGCTGTGGGCCGCCGGCAACGTCATGATCATCTCTCTGGCGGGGCTCCAGGACGTGCCACGCGAACTGCACGAGGCGGCCCGGATCGACGGGGCGAGCGCCTGGCGTACCTTCCGCAGCATCACCGTGCCGCTGCTGTCGCCGGTGCTGCTCTTCCAGACCGTCACCGGTGTGATCGCGTCGGTGCAGACCATCATGCCGCTGCTGCTGACCCCGGACGGCACGACCGCGGGCGTCACCGCGCTGCCGCAGTCCAACTACCTCTACATGATGCACGTGTTCTCGCAGTACTTCGCGCTCGGCCGCTACGGCTACGCCTCCGCACTGCTGTGGGTGCTCTTCGTCCTGATCCTCATCGCCACCGGGCTCATCTTCAGGTTCACGTCCGGCGTGGTGTTCTACAACGTCGACCCGGAGGCGAAGAAGTGACCGCCACCAGTCTGCCCCCCGACCCCGCGCCCCGGGTGCGGATACGCGTCCACCGCCTGGTCCTCTACACGGTCCTCGTCGCCGTCACCGGCCTGTTCGTCGGCCCCTTCGGCTGGCTGGTCCTCAGCGGCCTGAAGACCCCCGCGGAACTGGCCGCGTCCCCCGTGCACTGGCTGCCCGGCCACGTCCAGTGGCACAACTTCGCCGACGCCTTCCACCTGATCGACTTCCTCGGCTACGCCCGCAACTCCCTGATCATCGCGCTCATCTACGCCACCCTCGTCACCCTCAGCTCCGCCTGGGTCGGCTTCGGCTTCGCCCGGCTGGAGGCTCCGGGAAAGAAGACGCTCTTCGGCATCCTCATCGGTTCGATGATGCTGCCGCAGATGATCACGCTGCTGCCGACCTACCTGATCTTCGCGAAGCTCGGCATGGTCGACACGTACTGGCCGTGGGTGCTGTGGGGCCTGGCCGCCGCTCCCTATCTCGTCTTCCTGTTCCGCCAGTTCTTCGCCGGACTGCCCCGGGAGCTGGAGGAGGCCGCGATCGTCGACGGCTGCGGCTACGGCACGATCTTCTGGCGCATCTTCCTGCCGCAGTCCTGGCCGGTGCTGTCCGCGAGCTTCGTGATCGCCTTCACCTGGAGCTGGGGCGACTACATCGCGCCCCAGCTACTGCTCTCGACCGACAAGTCGACGCTCGCCGTCGCCGTCATGTCGACATACGTCACCTCGGCCGGCACCCCGGTCGCCAACCTCCAGGCCGCGGCCTCCGTGATGTACGTCGTCCCGATCCTGCTGATCTTCCTGATCGCGCAGCGCGGTTTCGTCGCCGGGATGTCCACGACCGGCCTGAAGTAGCACCTTTTACCGAACCTTTCGCAAGGAGTTGCACATGAATACGCCGCTTTCACGCCGAACCACCCTCCAGGCCGCCGGTGTCATCGCTGCCGCCGGCTTGGCCGGCAGCATCGCGGGCACCGCACAGGCGGCCGCGGCGGAGGAGAACGGCACCACCGGCGACAGGGTGGTCATCTACCCGCCCCTTCCGAAAGTGCCTGTCAACAACTCCTTCACCGTCAAGGTCCGGCCGGTCGGAGGCACCTGGCAGAAGCTCGGCGTCCACCTCGCCAAGCTCGCACTGATCGACCCGAACACCGGCAGGAACCAGGCCCAGAACTCCTCTTGGGCCGCCTTCGACTTCTCCGGCACCGTCGAGGTCGAGGTCACGTACAACCCGGGCGGCGGCGAGAAGGTCCGCATCCGTCCGGACTCGTACGGCATCAAGCCCGAGGTGCTCGGCAGCACGGCGCGCTTCACACTGGACCGGCCCCGCAACCTCGTCGTCCAGATCGACGACAAGATCTTCGACTGCCTGCACCTGTTCGCGAACCCGATCGAGCAGGACGTGCCCACCGAGGGCGACAAGAAGGTCATGTACTTCGGGCCCGGTCTGCACACTCACCCCGACCGAACCCTGAAGGTACCCACCGGCACCACCGTCTACCTGGCGCCGGGCGCCGTCCTCACGTCCAGCGTGATCTTCGAGGGCGTGGAGAACTGCCGGCTGATCGGCCGCGGCGTGGTCTACGACACGACCGGCGGCGCGGTCTTCGTCCGCAAGTGCGAAAACCTCACGATCGACGGCGTCACGATCCTCAACCCCCGGTACGAGAACATCAGAGTCGCCGAGTCCAGAAACCTCACCATCAAGAATCTGCGCGCCTTCAGCCACCAGGGCTGGGGTGACGGCATCCAGCTCTACTGCTCGGAAAACGTCACGATCGACGGCTGCTTCCTGCGCACCTCCGACGACAGCGTCGCCCTCTATACCCACCGTTGGGACTTCTACGGCGACACCCGCAACATCACCGTCAAGAACTGTTCCCTCTGGGCCGATGTCGCCCACCCGATCAACATCGGCGTGCACGGCAATTCCGACACCCCCGAGATGCTGGAGAACCTGCGCTACGAGAACATCGACATCCTCGACCACCGCGAGCCGCAGGTGACCTACCAGGGCGCCATCGCCTTCATGGTCGGCGACAGCAACCTCGTCCGGGACGTCCGGTTCGACAACGTCCGCGTGGAGGACTTCCGCTGGGGCCAGCTCGTCCACATGCGGGTCGAGTACAACCCGAAGTACAACACGTCGGCAGGCCGCGGCATCGAGTCCGTCTACTTCAAGGACCTCAGCTACAACGGCAAGAACGCCGACCTCTCGATCATCGCCGGCCTCGACGCGGAGCACGCGATCAAGGACGTCACTTTCGAGAACCTCCGCGTCAACGGCAGGGTGATCGCCGACAGCACGGGCAAGCCGACGTGGTATCTGGCCTCGGACGGCGTGCCCATGTTCGTCAACGAGCACGTGACGAACCTCAAGTTCATCACCACCGCCGAGGCGGCCGCGTCATGATCACCTCTGCTCCGAGCCGCCGGAACTTCCTCGGCGGCACGGCGGCCCTGCTGCTGGTGGCGGGCGCGAGCGGACTGCTCGCGCCCGGCACCGCCCGGGCGGCCGGCCACCAGACCGGTCGCACTCGGTTCACCCATCCCGGCCTGCTGCATTCGGCCGACGACCTGGCGCGTATGAAGGCCGCCGTCGCCGCCAAGGAATCCCCGGTCCACGACGGCTACCTCGCGCTCGCGGCGCACGCGCGCTCGAAGGCCACCTACACCGTCCAGAACACCGGCCAGATCACCTCCTGGGGCCGCGGCCCCACCAACTTCCAGAACCAGGCCGTCGCCGACTCGGCCGCCGCCTACCAGACCGCGCTGATGTGGTGCATCACGGGCGAGAGGGCGTACGCCGACAAGTCCAGGGACATCCTCAACGCCTGGTCGGCGTCCCTCATGGCCGTCACCGGTGCCGACGGGCCACTCGGCGCAGGACTCCAGGTCTTCAAGTTCGTCAACGCGGCAGAGCTCCTCCGCTACACCGGTTACGACGGCTGGGCGAAGGAGGACATCGCCCGCTGCGAGGAATCCTTCCTGCGCGTCTGGTATCCCGCGATCTCCGGCTACATGCTCTACGCCAACGGCAACTGGGACCTCACGTCCGTCCAGTCGATCCTGGCCATCGGCGTGTTCTGCGAGGAGCCCACCCTCTTCGAGGACGCGCTGCGCTTCGCCGCCGCGGGAGCCGGCAACGGCAGCGTCAGGCACCGCATCGTGACCGACGCCGGACAGGGGCAGGAATCAGGGCGCGACCAAGGCCACGAGCAGCTCGCGGTGGGCCTGCTGGCGGACGCCGCGCAGGTCGCCTGGAACCAGGGCGTCGACCTGTATGCCTTCGACGGCAACCGGCTGCTGAAGAACGTCGAGTACGCCGCCCGCTACAACCTCGGCGGTGACGTGCCCTTCGTCCCCGACCTGGACCGCACCGGCAAGTACATCAAGACGACCGTCGCCGACAAGGTCCGTGGCAACCTGCCGCCGATCTACGAGATGGTGTACGCGCACTACGCCGGTGTCCGGGGCCTCGACACCCCCCACACCAAGGCGGCCGTCTTCCGAGGCAGCGGCGGCGCCCGCTTCGTCGAGGGCAGCAACGACGACCTGCCCAGCTGGGGCACCCTCACCTTCGCCGGCACCGAGGCCCCCGCCCCGGCCGAGCCCACGGCTCCGGCCGGTGTCACGGCGGTGGGCGGCCACAAGTCCGTCACCGTGGCGTGGGTGCCGTCGGCGTGGGCGGAGTCGTACACCGTCCTGCGGGCCACGAGCGCCGACGGACCGTACGAGAAGGTCGCGGCCGGCCTCGCCACGCCGGCGTACACCGACCGTGACGCCCGCGCGGGCAGGCCCTCCTACTACACGGTTACGGCCACCAACTCCCAGGGCACCAGCGCTCGTTCCGCCTGGGCGGCGGCGGTCCCCGGGCTGCCCGGCCCCTGGGAGACACGCGACGTCGGGGATGTGAAGACCCCCGGGTCGGCCGTCTTCGACGGTGAGCGGTTCGTGCTGGAGGCGTCCGGGACCGCCGGGACCCACCGTCTGGTCCACCTGCCGCTGCGCGGCGACGGCGTGATCACCGCGCGGATCGTGTATCCGCTCAGCTCCCAGTACTCCAAGATCGGCGTCACCGTACGGGCCGGCCTGGACGCGGACGCGGCACACGCCGCCATGCTCATCCAGGGACTGCCGCTGCACACCTGGAGCGGCGTGTGGTCCGTACGGCCCAAGGCGGGAGCCGCGATCAAGGGCACCGGCAGCACGCCCGTGCCGCCCTCCCAGCAACAGACGATCACCACCACCGCCGCCTTCCCGATCTCCTCCCTCGGCGAGCTGCCCGAGTCGGCGACCCCGCTCGAAGCCCCGTACGTCGAGGGCGCGGGCGACGGCTACCGGATGCGCATGCCGTACTGGGTGCGCGTGACCCGCCGGGGCGCCCACTGCACCGGCGCCATCTCTCCGGACGGCATCCGCTGGACCGAAGTGGGCTCCAGCGAAATCGCGCTGAGAAGCACCGCCTACGTCGGCCTCACCCTCACCTCCTGCCTCGGTGTGGACGAGGACTACGCCGAGACCGGCACGGGCGCTTTCGACAACGTCAGCGTGTTCTCCCGAACCGCCGGCGAGGTCTGGTCCGTGCCCCGCCCGGCCACCGCCGCCGGCGACCTGCGGGCCACCGCGGGCGCCGACGCGGTCGAGCTGGCCTGGACCGACCCGGACCTCTCGGCCCGCTACACGGTGCTGCGCGCCGCCGCGGCCGACGGCCCCTACGAGACGATCGCCACCGGCATCGGCGCGGTCGGCTTCGGCACCCGCGTCCGGTACGCCGATGCCACCGGCACTCCGGGCACGACGTACCACTACGCCGTCGCCAAGACCAATTGCGCCGGACGCGGCCCCCTGTCGCAGTCCGCCACGTCGGTGATGCCGACCCCGTCCATGCCGCAACTCATCTCCGCCACCTCGGCGTTCGCCAACAAGGGCGCGCCCTTCAAACATCTCCTGCGGGCTTTGCACGAACCGGTCCGGTTCACCGCGGACGGACTGGCCGGCGGCTTGCGCGTCGACCGGCGTACCGGCCAGATCTCCGGGACACCCACGCAGACGGGCCGGTTCACGGTCACCACCACAGCCGGCAACGCCGCCGGAGAAGCCACCGGCACACTCACCCTCACCGTCGGCACCCCGCCGCCCGCGCCCTGGACCCACGGTGACCTGGGCGACGTCATCCTCGACGACCGCGCCTACGGCACCCTCGGCGTGGTCGCCGTGCAGACCCCCGGCAGCACCGCCCACGAGGACGGGACCTTCGTGGTGCGGGGCGCCGGGACCGACCTGACCGTCAACAACCAGGGCATGACGGGCCAGTTCGTACGGCGGCCCGTCAGCGGCGACTGCGAGGTCACCGCCCGCCTGGTCTCCCGCGCCGGAGCCATCGGCGACCGGGTGGGCCTGCTCATGGCCAAGTCCCTGTCGCCGTTCGACCAGGCGGCCGGGGCGATCGTCACCGGCGGCACGAGCGCCCAGCTGATGCTGCGCCCGACCGTCGCCGGAAAGTCCACCTTCACGGGCAACGCGGCGGTCACCGCTCCCTGCCTGCTGCGACTGAAGCGCACCGGCACGCACTTCACCGCATCCGTCTCGTCCGACGACGGCGCCACCTGGACCCCCCTCGCCGAGGGAGACCTCCCCGGCTTCGGTGACGCCCCCTACCACGTGGGTCTCGTGGTCTGCTCCCGCA
It encodes the following:
- a CDS encoding alginate lyase family protein, which translates into the protein MITSAPSRRNFLGGTAALLLVAGASGLLAPGTARAAGHQTGRTRFTHPGLLHSADDLARMKAAVAAKESPVHDGYLALAAHARSKATYTVQNTGQITSWGRGPTNFQNQAVADSAAAYQTALMWCITGERAYADKSRDILNAWSASLMAVTGADGPLGAGLQVFKFVNAAELLRYTGYDGWAKEDIARCEESFLRVWYPAISGYMLYANGNWDLTSVQSILAIGVFCEEPTLFEDALRFAAAGAGNGSVRHRIVTDAGQGQESGRDQGHEQLAVGLLADAAQVAWNQGVDLYAFDGNRLLKNVEYAARYNLGGDVPFVPDLDRTGKYIKTTVADKVRGNLPPIYEMVYAHYAGVRGLDTPHTKAAVFRGSGGARFVEGSNDDLPSWGTLTFAGTEAPAPAEPTAPAGVTAVGGHKSVTVAWVPSAWAESYTVLRATSADGPYEKVAAGLATPAYTDRDARAGRPSYYTVTATNSQGTSARSAWAAAVPGLPGPWETRDVGDVKTPGSAVFDGERFVLEASGTAGTHRLVHLPLRGDGVITARIVYPLSSQYSKIGVTVRAGLDADAAHAAMLIQGLPLHTWSGVWSVRPKAGAAIKGTGSTPVPPSQQQTITTTAAFPISSLGELPESATPLEAPYVEGAGDGYRMRMPYWVRVTRRGAHCTGAISPDGIRWTEVGSSEIALRSTAYVGLTLTSCLGVDEDYAETGTGAFDNVSVFSRTAGEVWSVPRPATAAGDLRATAGADAVELAWTDPDLSARYTVLRAAAADGPYETIATGIGAVGFGTRVRYADATGTPGTTYHYAVAKTNCAGRGPLSQSATSVMPTPSMPQLISATSAFANKGAPFKHLLRALHEPVRFTADGLAGGLRVDRRTGQISGTPTQTGRFTVTTTAGNAAGEATGTLTLTVGTPPPAPWTHGDLGDVILDDRAYGTLGVVAVQTPGSTAHEDGTFVVRGAGTDLTVNNQGMTGQFVRRPVSGDCEVTARLVSRAGAIGDRVGLLMAKSLSPFDQAAGAIVTGGTSAQLMLRPTVAGKSTFTGNAAVTAPCLLRLKRTGTHFTASVSSDDGATWTPLAEGDLPGFGDAPYHVGLVVCSRSPLTRSTTEFDEVSITPM